In Fervidobacterium thailandense, a genomic segment contains:
- a CDS encoding FprA family A-type flavoprotein gives MEIVVKIVDGVYYVGVNDRDTHLFENIWPLPKGVSYNSYLIVDEKTALVDTVKVSKTREYIEKISQILNGKKLDYLIINHMEPDHSGAIASIVHAYPDVKIVGNKKTFEFIRAMYHIDANFHEVKDGDEINLGSRTLKFFMTPMVHWPETMMTYDTKDKILFSGDAFGGFGSLDGGIFDDEVDIKYFENEIRRYYSNIVGKFGPMVQKALQKLSSLEIKVICSTHGPVWRTNPMHIVSAYDRWSKYEYEEGVVIAYGTMYGNTEKMADYIARVLAEEGVKNIRVMNTSTTHESFIINEIWRFKGVILGTCTYNNWIFPPMENLVINLSHKGLPNRVFGVFGTYGWSGGGVKGLLEYIEKNKWKLVGEPVEVNFTPKEEDFEKLRRLAIEMAKAIKE, from the coding sequence ATGGAGATCGTTGTAAAGATAGTTGACGGTGTTTACTATGTGGGAGTTAACGACAGGGATACGCACTTGTTTGAGAATATCTGGCCGTTGCCAAAGGGCGTATCGTACAACTCGTACCTCATCGTCGACGAGAAAACAGCCCTCGTGGATACGGTTAAGGTCAGCAAAACGAGGGAATACATCGAGAAGATCTCACAAATCTTGAACGGGAAGAAGCTGGATTACCTCATCATCAACCACATGGAGCCGGACCACAGTGGTGCCATCGCATCGATCGTTCATGCGTATCCGGATGTTAAAATCGTGGGAAACAAGAAAACCTTCGAGTTTATACGCGCCATGTACCATATCGATGCGAACTTCCATGAGGTTAAAGACGGGGACGAGATAAATCTCGGTTCAAGGACGTTGAAGTTCTTCATGACACCGATGGTACACTGGCCCGAGACGATGATGACTTACGATACGAAAGACAAGATCCTGTTCTCCGGAGACGCGTTCGGGGGTTTCGGTTCACTTGATGGCGGTATCTTCGACGATGAGGTGGACATCAAGTACTTTGAGAACGAGATCAGAAGGTATTATTCCAACATCGTTGGAAAATTTGGTCCGATGGTGCAAAAGGCACTCCAAAAGCTCAGCTCACTCGAAATTAAGGTCATCTGCTCAACGCACGGACCGGTTTGGAGAACCAACCCGATGCACATAGTTTCAGCTTACGATCGTTGGAGTAAGTACGAGTACGAAGAGGGAGTGGTTATTGCTTACGGTACGATGTACGGTAACACGGAAAAGATGGCCGACTATATCGCAAGAGTGCTCGCTGAGGAAGGTGTGAAGAACATTAGGGTGATGAACACTTCCACAACGCATGAGTCGTTCATAATAAACGAGATCTGGAGATTTAAGGGTGTCATCCTTGGCACGTGTACGTACAATAACTGGATATTCCCGCCGATGGAGAATTTGGTCATTAACCTGTCACATAAGGGACTACCGAACAGGGTGTTCGGAGTCTTTGGAACGTACGGATGGAGCGGTGGAGGAGTCAAAGGGTTGCTCGAGTACATCGAGAAGAACAAGTGGAAATTGGTTGGTGAACCGGTGGAAGTCAACTTCACACCGAAGGAAGAGGACTTTGAAAAGTTGAGAAGACTGGCGATCGAGATGGCCAAAGCTATTAAGGAATGA